Genomic segment of Arachis hypogaea cultivar Tifrunner chromosome 16, arahy.Tifrunner.gnm2.J5K5, whole genome shotgun sequence:
ggacaaaatatttttatttgaagcGAGTAATGAATGCTCTTACTTGTTTTCTGCTTTTGACCTTTCACTTTCTTCCCATGCTTTGACTAGTGACACCCTCTTCTCCGTTGCAACTCTTGCAAGCACAGCATTCTGCAGaccccaaaaaaagaaaaatgaaaaaaacatgTTTCATAATCTGTAATTTGATGATAAtgttgcattaaagaaaaatcaaaattttcacaATGAAAATTAACATAGCTCGGTTGATAGAGCCCTCAGATGGCTTCTCAGATGGTTTCTCTTCAACATGAGGCTCTGGAGATCACCAACTTAACAATAATAAGCATAACAAACAATTAACATCAACTTATAATTGTGATTATACTCATGTTTATGAATTAAACTGCATGGTGAAAGTTTAGAAAGTTTGAACTAAATGAATTCTTTGCTAATAGAAGAATCAATCTCTCTGTTAACCGAAGCTGAAGGGTGCAGAGTAATTTAACTTAAATAGGAAAATTCTAGCAAAAAGTTAACACataaaagaacaagaacaaaaaatagTCAAATACAATTTCTAATTCTATTTTCAAAAGGGAGAATGATAAAATAACAAGATTAACAACAACCTATTATATAGATTTTATTCTATAgggttataataattaaaaatgcagtgattttcttcttcttcctttaagTGTCTTTGTACAATAATAACTAATCTTTATTCGAATAATATAGACAGTAGTTGTACTCTAGAGAAGGGTTAAAAAAaggtcaaaaaataaaaaataaaaaaagatgagCTACACATCACTTCAttcatatatataaatagataaatatatataaatagagtGCAACAAGTAATCTTCTCATCCTATCATTATTCTATTGCCCTGATTTTCTCACTCACTTTCCTCAACTATAAAGATGCAAGAGTAAATACACTGCTCAGAGAACTTAATAGCATCAAGCCCAGGTTGCATACTTGTTATATCTCCTCTCTGCGCAAGCAAAAGGTGACAGAAAAGTAACATGTGAATAAAGTTAACTGAAAAGTGAATAAAGTTTTACTTTTTGTAGACCAAAAACATACCAGTTTGCTAGTTGCTGTAGCACTTTCATTTGAACTAGGAGTCGTAACAAGTGCCgattgttagaatttttattctaattgtgaTCAAATTTGTTAATATAGAAATTAGTTTGAGTGATGTtgtaattattaactaattatattGGCAGTTGGTTTGTTCTTTGATGAAAAGAATACGACTGTTCATAAATTTTATAAAGTTTGGGTCCTCAATTCTGATTAAACAACAAAAACAAACACATTTTGATTCTATCTGGTTTGGTGATTCAAATTTTGGATGTTCCAAATTATATCAAAGATTTTATTGGCAATGGCTAGAGATACGTAAATTTCTGGTTATTTATAAAATGTCTAACACCAATTTCCATCCTGTAGTTCCATTTGTTTGATTTGGAACAGCAGATGTTGTTTGATCAGCTGAAATCACCATTCATAGAGGCATTATCCAATCCACACCAAGGCATGTATGTTTTAATCTGTTGTGAATATGGATTGGAACATtctaatataaaataacaataaattgcagaaaatggaAAATACTACTGGAACATTGTTCACATATGATTAACCACTATTAAAATGTGCACACACCGCAGCTTCTAATATTAAGCAGTTTGAACCAAATAATGCAAAACATCACtatgattgaaatttgaaaagaaacCAGTTCAGTCCACTTCCTCTATGAATCCATCACTATTTATTCTAAAGTTTCACAAATGCAAATCAACAAGATTTTGTCCGGCATATTTATAAAAATgggggaaagaaaaaaaaattaccaacGGGAACAATAGCTAAAGGCAAAGCATTTTTGACTTCCAGCTCGGCAGCTGCTGGAACAGGATCGTCCAAGCTCTAGATATCAAGTAAAAATGGGAGAAATTCGTAGCCAAGGAATCATTATAAATAAGCATTTACCATAATAGATGTCCGCAATCAAAGTTAAAcgaaagaaagggaaaagagtCAAAAGACCAAGAAAGGGAAATCCCAAAGTAGTTACCAACAAATCAGGTGGTGGTTGTACTGGCGCTGGATGTACTGCAGGGAAGAAACAGCAAACACAACGCTTGTTGCCATATCCATAAACATCTACGTTATTTCCAATTCTGTCTCTTATAGACTGCTTAGTCCCCTGCCAAGGAAGCATAAGAAATGTCTGAAGATAAATCCCTCTTGACAACCTAAAACTCAAATGAGGTACTGACACAGAtattgagagactgagactcagtattatgtttgttggttcagaaatTGGTACTAAATTTTCTGtttctgtctccaaaatttcagtatttcagtacctcaaaAAAGTAAGGACataggggactaaaatttttagagatggagactgaaactttaataacattttatacctaaaataccctcatttcaattaattaattccaattttaccctttgtgcaaattaaattagagttttatttttgtttcaatttctgtctcccattttgcaccaaacagaatactaagatttatttcaatctctgtctcttaatctctgtctctcagtctcattCTTTCTGTCTCTgcctctccaccaaacgctacctaacagAACACAAATATCCCTTTCAtaatatattgataaaaaaaacaaattttgattTCCTATATTTTCCAATAAAGAAATTTGATAAAATTGTACTTGCACAAAACTATTGCAATCAAGAACTAGATCCTAGCATCTTTTGCCATGTATAAAACTAAATCGGAAAGCAAATAAGAAACACCAAAAGAAAAGACGTATTTGTTGGCAATGACTCAGCATTGTATTAAATGATGGTATGCTTTACTTTCCATTTCATATCCATTATCGATCAAGCAAGTAGAAAAAAGAGGATCCTAAAACAAAAACATAAATCAAAGTAGCAGGAAGCACCAAAAAGCATGTTCTTGATCAGAAAGCAACAACAAACCACAACAAAAACAAAGTCTTGTCCACTATATGGGgttggctacatgaatcaaacaacATCTATAGAAAGACCGTTtatatgtagatctcgtttgaccacgtCATGGATCGTCTTCATAAGTCTTCTATCTCATCCACCCTCTTGACTGGGTGCTCTGTCGATCTTCTTCTCATATGTCCAAATCGCCTAAGACgcgattttatcatcttttccacaataggtgctactctaactctctcttatatctttattttttattttatctaatcaTGTATGACCACTTATCCATTTCAATATCTTCATCTCTGtcacacttaacttatgttcgtgTTCTCTTTTGGCCGTCCAACCCTCTGTACCATAAAACATAGTCGATCTGATAgtagtgcgatagaatttacctttaaattTTAAAGGTACTTTTTTTATCACATATGAAACCAGACGCAttctgccattttgaccaacctatttgaatcctatgatttacatcctgttcaacttctccattatcttgtatgatgcacccaagatacttaaaatttttaacttttcataGGATGTTTTTCTAATttacctctatattagggtttttccttCGGCGATCAAACTTACATTCTATATATTTTGTCTTACTACGACTTATGCGCAAACCAAATACTTCTAGCACTTCTCTCCATAAATCCAACTTCATATTTAGGTCTTCTCTTGATTCtctcataaggacgatatcatcggcaaaaagcatgcaccatggcacaaacttttggataTGCtatgtgagtacttccaagactaatatgAAAAAGTATGGACTTAAAGATGATCCCTGGTATAATCTTGtaccaatagaaaattcttcTGTCACACTACCTTGAGTCTTCATACTAGTTGTagcccatcatacatgtctttaattgtacAAATATATGCGATATTTACTCTCTttctttc
This window contains:
- the LOC112754406 gene encoding uncharacterized protein is translated as MLPWQGTKQSIRDRIGNNVDVYGYGNKRCVCCFFPAVHPAPVQPPPDLLNAVLARVATEKRVSLVKAWEESERSKAENKYNCHIGMYKRRNEESLAEVQAGL